The Myxocyprinus asiaticus isolate MX2 ecotype Aquarium Trade chromosome 36, UBuf_Myxa_2, whole genome shotgun sequence genome segment tatgttacagtTATTTTTGCTGCTCTAACAAAAATCATTACAAATGAAGCCAAAGCAAGATCAAGCGTTGCACATCGGCAAGCAACACACATACTGTGAAAGTAGACAAGTGGAGCGAcgcaaacagtgaagcatccaagTGCTGCTTTAATTAAATATCAGCATGCTTAGAATGCTGctatccaatcagattagaggaacGGAACAAACTGTTGTATAATGGATTTTTCATTGCCAGTTATGTACCAATTACGCATTGTAGTTTACCTGTATTCTCAATACTGCCTGTTGGAAAGCTGAAAATGAATGGACAACACACCAGCTTGAACATATCTGCTGTTCTAGATGTTGCATTAGATAGAATGATTTAGTGAGACTGAAAGTAAGTATACATAGCAGCAACTTCTTCAACCAATAAACCAATATGTAACCACACCTTACTCTGTCTTAAACAGTACACCTACAAAGACTGTTCTTTGATAATTTTGGCTCaaatatgttaatgtttttaaaattgaaCAAACTTTTACCTCCTTTGTTGTTTAAAcaggtttttaacacatttcttttcttttcttttccaggCTGTAAAATACAATAAGCTTATGGCATACGATTTTGGAAAAGCTGGAAATATGGCACATTATAATAAGGTAATGTTGAGGAGGCTATTTTCCTAATTTTTCTCAACTATaactgtacatttgatgtactgtACATGTCACAGTCCCAGACACTTTTGAAATATTTAAGACACTTCAGAGAAGGCACCTTTTGAGCTCATCTTGCTTCCCCCGTCAGACAACCCCTCCTCTGTACAACATACGGGACATGATGGTACCCACAGCTCTGTGGTCTGGTGGGCAGGACACGCTGGCAGATCCTCAGGATGTGGCTCTGCTGCTCACACAGATACCTAAATTGGTTTTCCACCGCAACATTGATCACTGGGAGCACCTGGACTTCATCTGGGGTTTGGATGCCCCACAGGAGATGTACAACAAAATGATTGAATTGATGAGGCTATATGTGTGAAGAGGACATTTTGAGCATCAGGTTTTATCATCAGTGTTAATTTCTTAACACTAATTCAAGTGTCTTTTTGTTTGTGCATGTCCCCAGAGCTAAAATTAGTCTTTACCATTGGAAATATGTATTCCTGAATGTAAAGGATAACTTTGGTTATGAGGAACACAGAACATGACTTTGGTTTGCCTTTAGTTTTACCTCTAACCATGAAAACAAGTGTATCATTATTTGTTCATGTCGTTTCAGGTGCTGGTAACCCTGGTAATTTCGAATGATGTCATTACAATAATCTGAGCCTTTGATAAGCTGTCACCTAGAGACTGAGTGTTACAATTATGATGAGGTGTTGTCTTGGAAATGCACTTGTTCAATGTGTTTTTTACTTTAGCTTTTACTAACCACTACTAGTTTATCTTGCTGTACTGTAGCATTTCATGACCTGTCTCATCATGGTCTTGTCATGTAATggatcataattattattttttttatgttaaaattgaTTTTACTGACTTGCTTTTAAGGATTGTTGATTACACTGACCAAAATATGCCTTTTACTTTAATTCTTTGAACTGTTTTTTAATGAAACCATGACTTGAACTAAATAAGCATTGATGAATATACATACAGAAAGTAACACAGGGGTCCTCCTTTTGAAAGATATTTTATTTGTGACCTTAACCACATGGCATGAATCAAATCCTACAGTAATAAACAACAATGTCAACTGTATGGCATTATATTTAATCAATGTACAATATAAGAAACAACATTAACttatcaaaaacagtgtctcacaaATATCCATAAACAGAAATCAGTATGGCAACATCTTTCATCTGAGAAATGCAGTCCTATTATTGTAACAGCAAGTGTAGGcgatttatttttaaaggaagtGATAAAGTGCAAAAGCTTTCTGTGATACCTGGTGCAAAAACATCCTAAACTCGGCTGGTGAATTGTGACGGACCCACTGGTGCTGCAAGTCTTGTCCTCTTTTGGCCTTTCAACTTGATTTTGTTAACATTGCAGCAATTTTGTGGAATTGTAGTCTCTTTGCAATATCTAGTGGTGTCTCATTATTCTGTAAGGGAAAAAAGAAATCTCAAAATCAAAATTGTCACAAAATGTGCACATACCAATTTCAGTGTTCATTTTtcaacattactttttttttctataacaaaaacaaatatcaTTAACTTACATATATTAAGCAACTTCATCTTTAACTATACTTTAAAATAagccagtgaaaaaaaaaacacatgtacaatgTAGGTTTCACATCTACAAATAAACTGATCTTCACCAGTTTCAGAACCTATTAGTCTCCAAACACTGCAATTTAACCAAGCAATCTTTCAATCTGGTTACATTAAAACACTTACCATATTTTTAGTTGACATCATCCTAAATGTCAACTTAACTGCAAATGTGAGAAATGTATTTCCTTCTACTTAGATCTCCATTAtgttaatttcaaattatttttattttataaaaataacacGTGATTAATTAATTTGTCTACCAAGTTGCAACAGACCATTAAACTACAGTATATTGGCAGACTAattattttattgtgattttATAACTTAATTTGTCTGACTAACATTGGTGTATTTTATTATCATCAATGTTACcgacattttataaaagcaataagccactggaTGCCTTGTGCTGTGGCGAATTTGCAATGGACTAGTTACCAAAATATCAAGtcaactgaaaaagagaaaaggttACTAATCCATCTGTTTCAATAATTGCCAATGACCACATGAAGAAGTTAAAATAATTAACTTACTTTGTTCTGTATTGAAACATCTGCATTTTTCTTCACTAACAATGGTATGATCCTTTGACTTTTTCTTTGGCAAGCATAGTGAAGTCCTGTGTTCCCTTTctaaaattatgcaaaaacacACAGAGAACAACATGAAAATTTTTGTCAGGATTAgatctacaaaaaaaataaaaaataaaataaaatctcaaataaaacaaataatcaaaacaaacataaaatattcTACTTCTCTACTTACATAGTCTACAGCGTTTATGTCTACCTTACTGGCCAACACGAGCTCcatcagtttttcattttttctaaGTTTCTCCTCCTTTTGAGAGAGAAAATGTGCAATGCTTTAATGTAGTATaattaaacatatacatatacaaaaattGTAATTTATGTCTGATGCAAGAACACCATTATTACCACATTTTATCCTTATCCATGTACTCTAATCACAGGGAAATTCCTCCATTTCACATGTTCTGGATTTTTAACATAACCACAAATCTCTTGCACAGATAATTAATAGCCTGTTACTAGCCGGAACATGACACTGCTAGAACAGAGGGATAACTTACCATTATGAGATAGCCAATTAACAGGATAGGCATTAAAATGGCAATCATCAGGTAGTCCAGGAAGGAAAATGTTCTTCTTGTAGCATAGTGCAAACAAGTTCTTGCTTTCTAAAGGAAGAATACACATATGGATATGTTTGAGCAAAACAAGCAATTTGACCACACAAAATCACCATCATCAGTAAAATGTGCCCATGTTCaggccatgtacacactgcagATAAACATGGGTGTCATTCCATTTTGGTAGTGACAACCATGTATTATGCACAGAACTGAACCTTAACTTCTTGTTAATGATCTAGGTCTCTCTTCTGGCAGTTTCTAAAAATTGCCAAATGATAATACTTCTTACACTAAATAACAGTTGGCATCACTATGTCAGCCATCACAAATTCTGGAGTGACCCTATTTTCCATACACCCACAGAATGATAAATTAGGGGATTCACTCTTCAGAGCAACAACAGTcatcaagggatagttcacccaaaaaagacaattctctcatcatttactcaccctcatgctatcctacatgtgtatgactttcttatgcagaacacaaatgaagatttttagaacaatatctcagctctgtaggtcaatacaatgaaagtgaacagaactttgagtctccaaaaagcacataaagtcagcataaaactaatccataagactctagtggttgaatccatagcttcagaagtgatatgataggtgtgggtgagaaacagataaatattacaatattacagaTCAGTATCTCCACCTTTGAACAgtcccgaccagtaggtggcatggcgatatgcatgaagaaagcaaatcgccaaaaaacaaaaaaaagaagaaagtgaaagtggagatttatagtaaatttttaatattgatctgtttctcacctacacctattatattgcttctgaagacatggattataccactggagttgtatggattacttttatgctgcctttatgtgctttttggggatCCAAgatctagccaccattcacttgtatggacctacagagctgagatacagcATGAGGCTGAGTACATGATAAGAGAaatttcattgttgggtgaactatccctttaaagtaaatTATTGCATACTGGCTTCATTCATCAAGTAAACCAATCAGAAATCAGCATATGCTAAAGATTGCCACGAATGGTTTTCGACGGCATTATGACAGTAAGATGAGACAGGATTCTTTTCCGTCTCGTGTGCAGTACCTTATTTCTAATGGACACGTTAGCACTGTGATCTAGAAGGTATTTGATCATCCTGAGGTTTCCGCGTCTGCAGGCAGCTATGATTGGTGTGTCTCCAGTACCCTGATCTTGAACATTTACATTTCCAGCATCGGCCGAGATCAGTTCTTGCACCTTGTGGATGTCGTCATCATAGGCTGCCTGACACATGGGCTATGGAAAGAAAACAGCACAAAACATGATTACTTGCAAGTCCACAAAACATTCAATGATCTCATGTGTAGCGCATTTAATGGGTAAATAGGATTGAAACATAAGATAATGTCCATGGCATGTGATGATGTATTTAGTAAGAAAAATGACGAAGTGCAAAACAGGTCCTGTGACATCCCAAGAATGACAGTTAAGTGAACATACACACACCCTTTCCAAACACAAAATTGCAACAGAGCTAACAGTGTTACATCCTATTTAAATAACAAACAGTGCCCAATTATTTATGTAAACTATACAATATATTTTCAGGTAAACGTAAAAAAGAAGACGAGAAAATAGGTCGCGTCACTCACCTCTGAATACAATATCCCCATCTGGCTTCCACTGCCCCTAAAGCGAAACAAAATGGTAACTGAAACCCTTAATCCGGACTCTTGAGAATATAAAAGTAACACCTCTTCGCTGACTCGTTTGCTTCTTCTAACCTGCGAAAAAGCAACGGCGAAGTGCTTCAGATAAGGGTGTGGTCATTGAACGCTGACGTAGACGCAATAGCGTCACGCTTGTTCAGGTGTGTTGCAGTTGCTTCACTTGAAACGAGTTACTCAAACGTTAATAGTAAATTAAAATTGCTAGGGGTTTCAGTGAGTGGACTGTCTgttaaactagaaaacaccatcTTTTCTGCTATAAGTGTGCAATCTTTTGTTCTTATTACAGAAGTTCAGGGGTGTACAACAAAAGCGGAAAACGGAAATGAACCACAGCAAAATGaagtcacaacacaaagaaattaagacacaacacaacagatTTAAGCCACAACGAAATTAAGGCacaataaaacaattttgttgtgttgtgccttatttctgttgtgttatggcttatttctgttgtgttatggcttatttctgttgtgttgtggctattttgttgtgttatggcttatttctgttgtgttgtggctattttgttgtgttgtggcttatttcagttgtgttatggtttatttatgttgtgttatggtttatttctgttgtgttgtggcttatttctgttgtattgtggctattttgttgtgttatggcttatttctgttgtattgtggctaatttatgttgttgtattgtggctaatttctgttgtgttatggtttatttctgttgtgttgtggcttatttctgttgtgttatggtttatttctgttgtgttgtggctattttgttgtgttatggtttatttctgttgtattgtggcttatttctgttgtattgtggctaatatatgttgtgttatggcttattcctgctgtattgtggctaatttctgttgtattgtggctaatacctgttgtgttatggcttattcctgttgtattgtggctaatttctgttgtattgtggctaatacctgttgtgttatggcttattcctgttgtattgtggctaatttctgttgtgttatggcttattcctgttgtattgtggctaatttctgttgtgttatggcttattcctgttgtattgtggctaatttctgttgtgttatggcttatttctgttgtactgtggctaatttctgttgtattgtggctaatttctgttgtattgtggctaatatatgttgtgttatggcttattcctgttgtattgtggctaatttctgttgtgttatggctaatttctgttgtattgtggctaatttctgttgtattgtggctaatttctgttgtgttatggcttatttctgttgtactgtggctaatttctgttgtgttatggcttatttctgttgtactgtggctaatttctgttgtattgtggctaatttctgttgtattgtggctaatatatgttgtgttatggcttattcctgttgtattgtggctaatttctgttgtattgtggctaatacctgttgtgttatggcttattcctgttgtattgtggctaatttctgttgtgttatggcttattcctgttgtattgtggctaatttctgttgtgttatggcttatttctgttgtactgtggctaatttctgttgtattgtggctaatttctgttgtgttatggctaatttctgttgtattgtggctaatttctgttgtattgtggctaatttctgttgtattgtggctaatatatgttgtgttatggcttattcctgttgtattgtggctaatacctgttgtgttatggcttattcctgttgtattgtggctaatttctgttgtgttatggcttatttctgttgtactgtggctaatttctgttgtattgtggctaatttctgttgtgttatggcttattcctgttgtattgtggctaatatatgttgtgttatggcttattcctgttgtattgtggctaatttctgttgtgttgtggctaatttctgttgtgttatggcttattcctgttgtattgtggctaatttctgttgtattgtggctaatatatgttgtgttatggcttattcctgttgtattgtggctaatttctgttgtattgtggctaatttctgttgtgttatggcttattcctgttgtattgtggctaatatatgttgtgttatggcttatttctgttgtgttatggtttattcctgttgtattgtggctaatttctgttgtattgtggctaatatatgttgtgttatggcttattcctgttgtattgtggctaatttctgttgtattgtggctaatatatgttgtgttatggcttattcctgttgtattgtggctaatttctgttgtattgtggctaatatatgttgtgttatggcttattcctgttgtattgtggctaatttctgttgtgttatggcttatttctgttgtactgtggcttatttctgttgtactgtggctaatttctgttgtattgtggcttatttctgttgtgttatggcttattcctgttgtattgtggctaatttctgttgtattgtggctaatatatgttgtgttatggcttattcctgttgtattgtggctaatttctgttgtgttatggcttatttctgttgtactgtggcttattcctgttgtattgtggctaatttctgttgtattgtggctaatataTGTTGTATTATGGCTTAttcctgttgtattgtggctaatacctgttgtattgtggctaatttctgttgtattgtggctaatttctgttgtattgtggctaatttctgttgtgttatggcttattcctgttgtattgtggctaatttctgttgtattgtggctaatatatgttgtgttatggcttattcctgttgtattgtggctaatttctgttgtattgtggctaatacCTGTTGTGATATGGCTTAttcctgttgtattgtggctaatttctgttgtattgtggctaatttctgttgtgttatggcttattcctgttgtattttggctaatttctgttgtgttatggcttattcctgttgtattgtggctaatttatgttgtattgtggctaatttctgttgtattgtggctaatttctgttgtattgtggataatttctgttgtattgtggcttatttctgttgtgttatggtttatgttgtgttatggtttatttctgttgtattgtggctaatttatgttgtgttatggcttattcctgttgtattgtggctaatttctgttgtgttatggtttatttctgttgtgttatggctattttgttgtgttatggctaatttctgttgtatttgtgttatggcttatttctgttgtattgtggctaatttatgttgtgttatggcttatttctgttgtattgtggcttattcctgttgtattgtggctaatttatgttgtgttatggcttatttctgttgtattgtggcttattcctgttgtattgtggctaatttctgttgtgttatggcttattcctgttgtattgtggctaatttctgttgtattgtggctaatatatgttgtgttatggcttattcctgttgtattgtggctaatttctgttgtattgtggctaatttctgttgtattgtggctaatttctgttgtgttatggcttattcctgttgtattgtggctaatttctgttgtattgtggctaatatatgttgtgttatggcttatttctgttgtgttatggtttattcctgttgtattgtggctaatttctgttgtattgtggctaatatatgttgtgttatggcttattcctgttgtattgtggctaatttctgttgtattgtggctaatatatgttgtgttatggcttattcctgttgtattgtggctaatttctgttgtattgtggctaatatatgttgtgttatggcttattcctgttgtattgtggctaatttctgttgtgttatggcttatttctgttgtactgtggcttatttctgttgtactgtggctaatttctgttgtattgtggcttatttctgttgtgttatggcttattcctgttgtattgtggctaatttctgttgtattgtggctaatatatgttgtgttatggcttattcctgttgtattgtggctaatatatgttgtgttatggcttattcctgttgtattgtggctaatacctgttgtattgtggctaatttctgttgtattgtggctaatttctgttgtgttatggcttattcctgttgtattgtggctaatttctgttgtattgtggctaatataTGTTGTGTTACGGCTTAttcctgttgtattgtggctaatttctgttgtattgtggctaatacCTGTTGTGATATGGCTTATTCCTGTTGTTTTGTGGCtaatttatgttgttgtattgtggctaatttctgttgtgttatggcttatttctgttgtattgtggctaatttctgttgtattgtggctaatacctgttgtgttatggtttatttctgttgtgttatgtcttatttctgttgtgttgtggctattttgttgtgttgtggctattttgttgtgttatggcttatttctgttgtactgtggctaatttctgttgtattgtggctaatttctgttgtgttatgtcttatttctgttgtactgtggctaatttctgttgttttgtggctaatttctgttgttttgtggctaatttatgttgttgtattgtggctaatttctgttgtattgtggctaatttatgttgtgttatggcttatttatgttgtattgtggctaatttctgttgtattgtggctaatacctgttgtgttatggtttatttctgttgttatgtcttatttctgttgtgttgtggctattttgttgtgttgtggctattttgttgtgttgtggctattttgttgtgttgtggctattttgttgtgttatgtcttatttctgttgtgttgtggctattttgttgtgttgtggctattttgttgtgttatggcttatttctgttgtattgtggctaatttctgttgtatttgtgttatggcttatttctgttgtattgtggctaatttatgttgtgttatggcttattcctgttgtattgtggctaatttctgttgtgttatggcttatttctgttgtgttgtggctaatatctgttgtattgtggctaatttctgttgtattgtggctaatttctgttgtattgtggctaatttctgttgtattttggctaatttctgttgtattgtggctaatatCTGTTGTGTTATgtcttatttctgttgtgctgtggcttatttctgttgtgctgtggcttatttctgttgtgctgtggcttatttctgttgtgttatggaTTTATGATGTggctattttgttgtgttgtggctaatttctgttgtgttgtggctaatttctgttgtgttgtggcttatttctgttgtgttatggtttatttatgttgtggctattttgttgtgttgtggcttatttatgttgtggcttatttctgttgtgttgtggcttatttatgttatggcttatttctgttgtgttatggcttatttctgttgtattgtggctaatttctgttgtgctgtggcttatttctgttgtgttgtggcttatttctgttgtgttatggctattttgttgtgttgtggcttatttctgttgtattgtggcttatttctgttg includes the following:
- the LOC127427191 gene encoding ankyrin repeat domain-containing protein 22-like, with product MGILYSEPMCQAAYDDDIHKVQELISADAGNVNVQDQGTGDTPIIAACRRGNLRMIKYLLDHSANVSIRNKKARTCLHYATRRTFSFLDYLMIAILMPILLIGYLIMEEKLRKNEKLMELVLASKVDINAVDYKGNTGLHYACQRKSQRIIPLLVKKNADVSIQNKNNETPLDIAKRLQFHKIAAMLTKSS